TCTATGTTTAtatcatttatataaattaaaacgtttgTATTGGTAGCAAGGTATGAGACATTACCAAGTTAATAACCGtctcaaatattattatgataACTAAACTCATTTGTAgaataatttcaaaagaagTGGTTCAATGTTATCATTTACAATCCTATCTGGCTTTCATAAACAAACCGGGTTAAAATGacttattattcaaaaataaattattgttcttTAGGTATAACAGGTCACGTTAGGATTGATGATAACGGAGATAGAGACGCTGATTATTCAATTTTGGATTTGGACCCAATCACTGGAAAATTCGAGGTTGTCGCCCATTACAAAGGATTACATCGCCAATATTCTCAAGTTCCTGGACAAAAAATACATTGGCCCGGTGGAATTGAAGAACCCCCTCCGGATATCCCCAAATGTGGTTTCTTAGGAAATCATCCAGATTGCAAAGATAACggtttgtttaaaaaagactttctttattttcttaacttttctattaatttatcttaatcTAAACACTATCTATCTTATTTGCTGCTTAAAATGAAGAATCGTACGTTATGATTCTTTATGGATGCTTCGCAGTGGGAGTTTTCACTGCTTTTACATTAACTTTAGTGTGCATAACGTATAAGTGAgtaacttatttttaataaagtttctttaaagCTGTTCAATTCTTTTATAGACACATGCGTTTAGCGgctgatttaaataatatgcGATGGAAAATTCGTCCTGAAGAGGTATTATTAGAAGTAGGAAAAGCTTTCGGTTCAAAAACAGGTCTCCAGAAAATCACCGAAGTCGATTTTTATACCTCATTTGGATTAAGAAGTGGAAGAGCATCGATAACATCTTACAACTCTTTATTACCATCGCAAGTTTTTACCACTGTTGGGATTTATAAAGGAAGTCGAGTGGCGATTAAGAAGATAACGAAGAAAAAAGttgatattaacaaaaaacttttatggGAAATTAAGCaggttaattaattcttttttaatcttaaattaaaagtaattaatgaaCTCTTTTAAAGGTTAGAGATGTTACGCATGAAAATACGGTGCGGTTTATAGGAGCGTGTATCGAATGTCCAACCGTGCTTATCTTAACCGAATATTGTCCCAAGGGGAGTTTAAAAGACGTACTGGAAAATGAGGCAATCCAATTGGATTGGAATTTCAGGATGTCGCTGATCCACGACGTGGTTAAGGTAATGAGATGAGACAcgtaaagttttaaattggGACTGATTTCCACCACTCTCCTCCTACTTTAATTCCCGTAGGGGATGAGTTACCTACACAATTCCGAAGTATCTGTCCACGGGAAATTGCGTTCGTGCAATTGCTTAATTGACGGTCGTTTCGTCCTGAAAATATCGGACTTCGGCCTAACGACGCTTACTACTCCGTCGGAAATCGTCAAGGATTCCAGTTACTATTTAAGTAAGtacgtttaattaattaaaaataaagtgatTAATACAGACAATTTTATTGGTCTAGAAACGGTAAATTATCAACTAAAAACGAATAGATTTTTGGATGTGCCAATGTTATGTGATAACTAGTCCTTCCACAATAATATTCTCCACTGACATGAATCCCAACAAGTTCTCCATTATAAATTACCGGACTCCCACTATCACcctaaataaatcaaaaaatatttttttaataaattaaaaacaaggaTTAATTCCTCACCAAACAAGTTCTTGAGTTATTACTATAAGTATTCATAATCGGTCCTTCAAAACACATTATTTTCCTGCGTGAAGAACGTAAATATTTAGAAGGTGTTGGTAAACAACATCCGTATTTATCCCTTAAAAGCTTTGTGTATCCATAACCAACAACAGTAACAACATCTCCCACACACGGTTTACAACTACTTATATCGATAATATCAATACAACCGCAAGGTTTCACATTACTGTTTAAAATTAGCAAAGCTATATCATAACAATCGTCGATACAATATTTTGGGTGAATGATAACTTCTTTCGGTCGATATACTGTTCGTTTCGATTGCTTTCTTTTCCTCAATCCGGGAAtgactttaatttttgatattgatgACTTGGATACGCAATGAGCTGCGGTTAAAACCACGTTTCTAGATAATAAAGCACCGCCGCAATAACATCGGTCTGTGTCgatataaacataaaaaggaTAATCGCTTATATTCGCGTGTTTTCCATTGATTATGCAACTATACGGCGACTTTTCTggcattttaacattttgttataatcgaataagttaatatttttgataagatgcattattaattttgaattgtcataTTAGtgacttaattttaatttacttaggTTAATTTAAATGTCAATACGTTGACGTCAATGGGTTACATCATcacgattttaaataattgtgaattaataattttctataatCTTTACGATTACAAGATTCAAGGATAAAGATTGTGTTTACACTTAATTGcgagttattttgatatttttgctttcaataagattttgttttctttatcttttattcaaaaataattattttctttttatcacaCTTTACGTAAGGCTAAAAAACGTCATCAACTAAAAATAATCAGGattcaaaatattgtaaagTCTGTTTTTATGAGATTTAACAAATAAGTTTCATAATTTAAAGCTTGAAGTGTCATCTTTAAGATGTTTTACAAggttataaagatttattgaaacttttcgagaaaaaattaatgaacaaaATGATGAAGTGATCTTGAAGTGTCTTCTTTAGGATGGTATGTAAGGTTATGCAGATTAATTGAGACACATGTCGGCACCTTGGCTAAATGTTGAGATTAGGTCTCTCAAGCGGGAGCGCAATCGTGCTAAGTTATTGTTCAAACGTAGCCCTTCTGCTGCCAATCGGGAACGTAATCATCGATGAGGCTAAAAGATTGCACTATTGTCAGAGGTTGTCTGTAGCCACTCATAAGATATTTTGGAAAACAATACGATCACTTGGTGTTATAGAGTCTCCCACAAATCAACCCACCCTTGATACTGCTGCTCTGGCGGAGTATTTTGTGGATCCTCCTGTGGTGGTTGATAACATAACCAGGCAGAATACTATTAATGAAATCCTTGCATCTACCAACGTGCTTTCCTTTTCATTCAGCTTGGTTACAGATAGGGCTTGCAATACCGGACCAAAATCTCAATACCggtattacaataaaaaagtttacttaCTAAATTACAATCACTAAATATATCTATTTGTAAGAATTTTCCCCCTCTGCGGCGTCACCTCTACTGACAACAGGTTAATTCCtactatatttttagattggcAACAAAGCATAAGATACAGAATCTGagaagataatcaaaaaatggaaagatatTAGGAATCTGTACAATgtactaataaatttaaaggtCTACATACCATTCTTGTTTTGTTGTCCAAAACTTCATCATTTGAAGCTCTGTGAAATTCTTTCGAATTCCTGCTTTGGAATTTTCTGGAAAGGTGCAGATTcaagaaagaaactttaacataacGGCTCTTGGTAGTTTGTCAGACTTATCATACTACTGTTATACTTGGTGGGAGTACGAATCAAACTGATCTGAAACACCATGATGGAGTAAATACTCCAAAAATAGTTGTATGCAGAGTATTTTATTGTTGGCTAGGTatgacaaatttattgaaaacgaACATTAAGTTGTCGTCATCAAAGGTTGAGTCTTCGTTATCTTCAACATTCTGTCAGAGTgcaaaatgatatttcttgTAGATGGTATTCACAatgatcaaaaaatgtcactcGAAAAAATtaggtaataattaattaagtttattgctacCAAAGCAGCAATACATTccacaaacaattaaatttttagcaatactacaattacatatatcacattacaatacaatacattttatttcctatCCTACCCCTCCCCATCTCCTCTCCGCATCACCCTACGCTGCCTTGTCGCCACCACCTCCCTCATCCATTCTCTTCCCTCTGCCCCCTCCCCCAGCACCTGCTTCCAGCCGATCACCTCCTCTCTTAGCTCGTCACACTCCCTCAGTAGGTGCTCCAACGACTCCCACTCCCCCCCACATAGCCTACAACCCCTCTCCTCATCTCTCATCCAATACCTATTCGCTCTCTCCTCATTGCCGCATCTGAATCTTGCCACCATCCTCTTCCCCTCCTCATCCCCCTCCACCGACAGGTACTTCGGCAATCCCTCCGTTATTATTTCCTCGTACTTAGGGTTGTACCTGCTCTCCCTTATCTGCCCCCTTCTTTCTTGCCTCTGTACATCTCTATCCCTGCTCTCCAGCTCTTTCCACATCTCAATCCCTTCCCTCCTTCTATCATCTACCGCTTTCACTGAGTACCCCACCCTTCTGAAATATTCCTCCCTCCCTCGTTGCCCGTAACCCCCTTTCCCTGCCTTAATCTCTTTCCAGCACTCccccaaaattttacattgagACCTCCCTTCAACCCTCTCCTCAAAACGTACCGCCCTTTTACCCGCCTCCACTCTTAACTTATCAACCTTCACCTCTTCTCTGACTATGTACTCCGGCGTCTCTTTTGCCAACCCCAAAACCCATCTCCAATACCTGGCCTGTACGCCTTCCAACAGCCCTTGCTCTTTCCACCCCCAAAGCTCCGCCCCGTACATCATAATACATCTAATCAAGCACTCGAATATCATCTTCCTTTTTTCCATATCCCTTCCAAATAATCTCTCTCCCCACTCCCAGACCTgccccatcaccttattcgccttctTTGCCATTGCCCTCACATGCGCGCCTTCCTTGTTGTCCTCTCTAAATCTGTACCCCAAATATGTGTACTCCCTCACCTCCTCTATCTCCTTCCCTTCCCACCTCCAGTCTTCGCTCTTCCTTCTACCCCCTTTACAGAACTTCATAACCTTTGTCTTTCCTACATTCACCTCCAGAGCCTTCCCTTtgaaaaaattaggttagTACGGACATAAGATAGATAACAAATTTCTGGTTGGTCAACATCATTTTCCAGCACAGCTTTAAACAAACACAGCCGTTTTCAATCGGTCGCTTCCGGCtaccttttttttaatgaaacgtcaaaaaatgtcacttgaaaatgaaaacttaGAACGGACAGAAAATAGATAACAAACACGAATCCGCTACGTCATTTTCCAGCACAACTTCAAACTAGCACGGCCgttttcgaagacatcggccaTCGAGGGcgctaaataaaaataataccgaAATACCGGTATTTTGCCATCAATACCGGTTTATAATACCGGACAAAAATTGTCCGAGATCCCGATTTTCGGGATCCCGGTATTGCAAGCTCTAGTTACAGATGCTGAGGTCCGGGATGTTTTAACTTACTCCAAGTCCACTAGTGTCGGAGCAGATGGTATTGGACTCAGATTTCTCTTACACATTCTGGATATAGTTATTACTCCCCTAACTCATATTTTCAACTGTTCTTTTAAACAGTCTATATTTCCGTCAATCTGGCGAATCGCCCATGTTATTCctatcccaaaaattaaatctccgTCCCATGTTGGTGACTTTCGACCCATTTCTATTCTATCGTTATCAATAGCTATTGTACGTTTAGCTTATTTACAGATTCAAAAATATCTTGAGGAGTTTAATCTGATTAACAAGTTCCAGTCTGGTTTTCGTGAAGGGCATGGTACTACTACAGCACTAATTAAGATCGCCGATGATATTAGATCTGCTAATGTTACTTGATTTTAGTAAGACCTTtgattctgtggaccataccCTCCTGTTAACTAGGCTTACTGCTATTGGTTTTACCTCTTCTTGTGTATCTTGGTTCCAGTCCTACCTTTCCTATCGGTCTTTACCTGTCCGCGTGGAATCTGTACTCTCTTCTCCTGTTTACATCAAATGTGGAGTTCCCCAGGGCAGTGTGCTGGATCCTTTGCTCttctcaattttcataaatagtaTTAGTGATGGTATCTCGTGTACAAGGGCGTCGCCAGAGAGGGGCAGAGGGGGGCCACTGCCCCCCTAGAGgtagattcaaaaaaaaaaaattaaaac
This genomic stretch from Onthophagus taurus isolate NC chromosome 7, IU_Otau_3.0, whole genome shotgun sequence harbors:
- the LOC111420630 gene encoding snake venom serine protease pallase-like — translated: MPEKSPYSCIINGKHANISDYPFYVYIDTDRCYCGGALLSRNVVLTAAHCVSKSSISKIKVIPGLRKRKQSKRTVYRPKEVIIHPKYCIDDCYDIALLILNSNVKPCGCIDIIDISSCKPCVGDVVTVVGYGYTKLLRDKYGCCLPTPSKYLRSSRRKIMCFEGPIMNTYSNNSRTCLGDSGSPVIYNGELVGIHVSGEYYCGRTSYHITLAHPKIYSFLVDNLPFLDQ